GGACTTACCGAAGACTATCGTACATACTCGAATGAATGGGCAGTCCATAATGATCAACACCAATCTCTGTTGTATAAACCCAAGTACCACCAACCTGGTTCGTCTTCTCGTAACAAACGACTTGAGTAATTTTACCCTGACTTTGAGTATTTTCAGCTGCGAGAAGAAGAACTACGTGACGAAGTGCTGCTAATCCAGCGCTTCCTGCGCCAACTATCGCTATACGcatcttaataatatatttatatataaaataaatatcaaaacgCTTAATATTATCGATACAGTTATGATCTAATTCAATTGCCCGCACAGCTTAAACTAAAGTTAGAGTGTGAGGTAGGAGAAAATGAACGTACTGGTGGTATCCGACTGGTACTTCTTTTCACTTGTGTTGCAATCACTTGTCCGAGCTGCAGGGATCATATCAAATTAGATAGCTGCAACTTGTTTCTTAATTCTTGTAATATATCAGTGGTAGCGTTCTATctgttgattttattttttttactcatgaagagaataagaaaataaattagtttacaACCGgataaattactaatttagACCAGGCGCTATGTTgcaattgagtaaaaaatacactaaaattaatagtcgacattcaaataaatttaaaattttaatttctaataactttcagaagaaaaaaatcttgatttaatatttttaatatctggtttacaaaaaattaattatgatttattttaaaataataattaccttaGTGACATCATCAATAAAATCCCTgataaaaactccgattgaaaaattctaattGAATATCATTGGAAAGTTCCGAATTAATCCGATCGAAAGTCAATCGGAAATTAGAAAGtttataggaaaaaaaataattgttttacgATTGAATCTGACAGAAAAACGATTGAATTCAAATCAGATTCAAtaggagtttttaatcagagaTTCCCAATAGATCTTGAAACATCCTCAATAATTTTcctcataatttaattaattaatttaaaaaaaaataatgtattttaatttccgcgtaatttaaaacaatcaCGGAGTAATTTCATTAACTAAATCTAAAATTACTGGATGATTAATATCACTCAGGTTTTCaatcatagaaaaatttgGTTCCCCCTCTActtattttgataataaaatgaataatttttatctttgtgCTATGATTTAATTGGCGTATTGATAAATATGGAGAATAattgataagactgatagtaaaaaataaagtatagaTGATTAAGACTCCCTTGTTGACCTTAGATTCTCAcagaatgaatttaaaataacttatcacataacttattataaaaatatatactgtggacttatttaaataaagtgttaTTCAGACAATGGATTGAACATTAAAATTACCATcagtaaaaatgatttaatagtaaaaaaattaacttttattattcatcGATAACTTTAACGATATTTCCACGCGACTTAACTAATTTTACAGACTTTATACaattagaataattatttattgttatatttaactTAAGCTTATTAAGTAATTcagaaaatacttttttcttttcttcatttagttaaattaataattataataataataatagtgatacATTTAAGACCTAAGCAAATTATCAGTGATAAAGATCAGATTCCCATTGATTTTTGTATAGAACATAAAGTTCCATAGCGATTCTCGCATCTTCAACGGAATTGTGTTCCCCAGTTTGGATGTCAATACCCAGTAATTCGGCAGCCAGCTTTTTTAAACTCGGTGTATTGCCTTTGGAAACGCGTCTAAACAAAGGGTACCGCGATGTATCACGTAAATGTTTTTTTGGATGAGATAAAAATAGTACAGCGagatcattttttaatgcatgACCAACTAAAATTCGGCCTTTCAGCATTTCTGCGACTTCATTTTGTACTACGGTAAAATCTTCACCGTTCTGAAGATCTTGAGGACGGATTCCACTGACAGCTGTCCTGTAATCGCGTACTGTCTCCCGAGGttttacatatttatcataaatacaAGCCCCGTGACGATTTACTATGGACACACGAGCTAGCATACTCTCAATCCCATCTCCAATGCCCACCATTTCGCAATCTATTGCTACGTGTTTTGTTAACGTCATGTTCTCGAGGTTCATGTCAGCTCTTccacttttattttcactctgtaattataaattattttaggtAATTGTTGAATTAAACGACTAGTTAATTATCAtgatttaaattctttaaataaaaaatcttacaTGCCCATTTAATGGCAAAGCTCTGGACTTTTTCTTGTCAGTTTGTGAACTGCCCGAGCCTTTGAAAGGTCTTTTGGGCGGAGTCTTTGATGTCGCAGATTGATGATTAACAATATCTCGGAATTTGTCCCAATTGGTATTGACTCCAGAATTATTTTTGTCCCCCTGAGAACTTTTTGAATCCGAATTTTCTTCTTTTGAATCTCCTGGATTTTTTCTCTTGTAATTGGCTTGGATATAAGATTTAGCAGCCTCAGGATTCATCATTTTTGATAACATCGAACATCTAACCTTGATCTACCCACGTgtgtttatttacttacttttatcatagacttaattttttttaatttactcaaACTACTGAGATAACAATTTTGTCTAGCaaacttttactttttatcaactaataattttacttaacaAGCAAATCCATCTGTAACAATACAATTATTGTGTTACGACgataaaacaatttataatcaacaaaatatatatatactcaccTCATTGTCAAAtacatttagatttttttttttttctaaatatgtccgttttataaatatttatttttactcattaataatttttaactaatttttatttcgtaacgtatttttttaatttttttggttaggGTATCAGACCAATTAccagttactttttttttaatcgtaaaaaaaagaagactTTTTTATCATCAGAGAAACGCGGTCGAGTTTAAGGTGATTTTCATATGAGTAAATGTAGCTGACAACTgacagtttttgaaatttttaaataaataaatggaataaaatttgaaaaatacgtacttagataatttaaaaatcagtacgcgtatttttttaaatttcattatttgaattaattaattcattcattcatttttaattcataaattaaaatctgctacattcacactcatgactTTCAtatgtgtgaatgtagcagacaagatgaattttaaactacaaataaacgaattaaaaaataaaaaataataaaaatgcatatactgattttcaaattctataaatgtgcatttttttattttattcgattttcacttcattgacttatttttaaattttttaaattgacagtTAGCTCCATTACACTCATGATTTTCATGCTGATTCTTAGCAATCATTTTTAGCTGCcaattataatcattattaattaatcgataagtataataaatttttacaatactGACAGTAGCtgacaaattcaaattttattgtttctattTTTACCGGGTTATTAgtcatcagaaaaatttttaaaattcttatgcaattttgaaattttcacctgtcaaaatttatttcatttattaaaaattaattaaatttttgtctgcTGCTTTTACTGTCATAAAAATCctcaaaaatcataaattaattcacaAATAGAAGTTCTGAGGTCAGAATCAGCggcgcgaaatttgaaaatgtgTCACATGACAACTTGCCGTtgaaaacaaacgtcattaatcaGAATGAAAAAGCACCTTTAGACTGTCATCCTTCTCTGGTTCATAGAACGATGTCCATGcaacatatatttacatactatacatagtatataaatatacacatatatactaCCTGTAGACACAGACACAACACAAAGTGGAAACGTATTTATCACTCATTGGttgaattgataaaatatattgttaaattatttgtactaAATATTGAGCCTTGACTAGTAAAATAAATgcttatcatttaaataattattgccttagaccaattaaatattaagtaagcataaaatataaatttttaaaacatttgtttgttgtaacaaataaatatttaaaagttacatgTATTGTTTGTagcttatatataaaatatttaaaaatgtcatcATTGACTTTTGACACGAGGAATTATATTTAGATAACTTAATGACATACGTTAAATGATTACGACAAACCAATATTTAAAACTGGTTAAACAATTTcaggtgatttttttttttcattttaaaatacaatttttattcttgtAAATGTTTATATACTTGTTGTTTTTAGGAAGAGGTTCCCTGAGATGTTTCAAATGACGCAATATGTGGCTTGATGATGATTTTTCCAGactagtttaatttaaatatgctgagaataattgtaaaattattgaGACGTTAAGTTTGGCGGGTTCTTGAAGAATGAACGGAAAAAACACTTGCGGGTCCAATCCTGCAAATCTTATTTGTATAACCTAAGTTACTATTTACGTATATAGATCGTTTAAAAAGCATGATGatgatttttaatgttaaaatgtGGATGAAAGCTTGGCTGCTTTGTGTCTGCTGCGTGTTAGCTCAGCAGGATCCAGAGGTAAAACTGAAATCCTTATCTTAAGTCAATATTACTTTTTGATATCGATTACTTTACTCATTTAAAttgcataattataattataaaatgatttattttatttattagaaccGCAGTACGAGTTTGATATCCGAGCAAGATGATCCGCTTTTGCTATTTCTGACAATCAGTGGGTCGTTTGTTGGTGTCGGCCAACAGTCTGGTAAAATTCGCTGGCGCCAGGACAATGAACCGGTTGTCAAAGTCCCGTATGACGTCACCCAAACATCTCCAATGTTTTTACCAGATCCCAAAGACGGATCCTTGTACTTTTATGGAGCGGGATtggaagtttttaaaaaattaccctTCACAATACCACAGCTGGTAGCAAAAAGTCCTTGTCGCAGCAGCGATGGGTATCTTTATACCGGAAGAAAAACCGACACCTGGTTCAGCATTGATCCAGTGACTGGAGAACGCGAACAGCTATCGGGTTTCGATGAGCCCGATAACACGTGTCCACTTGAAACACAAAACACTATTTTTGTTGGTCGCACCGAGTACAATATTATAATGGTCGACAGCAAGCAGAAGGAGCGGAAATGGAATGTCACATTCTATGACTACTCGACGGTAAACATCGAAGGAGATGACGACTATAATTTCGTTCACTTCACGACTAGTTCCACAGGTCGCGTTGTGACACTGGATCCAAGATTTGGGGCTGTTTTGTGGGAACTGGATCTAGAGAGTCCAGTTATTTCTGTTTATACGATAGACAATGATAATTTAGTATCTGTGCCTTTTACAAGTGTATCAGAAGATACGCTGAATAATATACTTGAGCGGTTCAGTTCTAAACCAAATGACATACAATTATACCCTGCATTGTATGTTGGAGAACACAGACACGGTTTGTATGCACTGCCTTCGCTCGTAGACTCCTCTACTGCGACAATTTCCTCAAACGCTGGACACCTGATGCTCGAGGGTCCGCGCGCGATTTCAAATTCACCTAAAACTGATGAtgacaatgaaaaaatatccGGCAAAGTAAATGAAGATCAAAAGCTAGACGAGATACCGCagaacaataatttaattgtcttGGGTCACTACAAGATGTCGGAGTTTAAGCCGCTGAATCAACCGCTTCAGATAACCGGTCGTTCGGATCCAGTTATTCAGAGCCTAGACATCCTGAGCAACTCGACGGGAAAGATAACAATTATTCTGTCAAATCACGAAGAGATAAATGGGACCAATAGTACCGAGCATCGCAGCTGGAGCAAAGCCATCGCGAACAGTTACAATGTCAGCAAACGCTGGTTAAATCAGCAAGAGAACAAAGACATAAAATTGACTCTTGGAATAGTGATTTTAAGTGGCTTCACATTTTTcatgtatatttttacaaaagtcAAAAAGATTGAGAATTTATCCCAAGGCTCCAGGGAAAATAGTCGGTCTAGCAACTACAGCGGCAACGGAATCACCACGATACCTGAAGACATTGGAGGTGGCACCGTAAAAGTTGGaaagataatatttaatattgatgAAGTGTTGGGCAAAGGTTGCGAAGGAACGTTTGTTTACAAAGGAGAATTTGATGGCAGATCTGTTGCTGTGAAACGTCTTTTGCCCGACTGTTTTACCTTCGCCGATCGTGAAGTCGCTCTGCTGAGAGAATCAGACGCTCATGCGAATGTCGTAAGATATTTTTGCACAGAGCAGGACCGCATGTTTCGTTACATTGCTCTTGAATTGGCCCAAGCTACCCTGCAGGATTACATCGCCGGCAGATACGATCGTAAATCAATTTCTGTTAAGAATATTTTGCGTCAAGCAACTTCTGGGCTTGCTCACTTACACTCTTTGGACATCGGTAAgccttgaaaaaataatttaagtgataCGTGAAAACTAAGTTAcagtaaattcattttattttttgcagtcCACAGAGATATAAAACCACACAATGTTTTGCTATCGATGCCAGGGCCTCGCGGCGAGGTCAGAGCCATGATATCTGACTTTGGATTGtgcaaaaaattacaactcgGCCGCATGTCGTTCTCTCGCAGGTCTGGCGTGACTGGCACAGAAGGATGGATCGCTCCTGAAATGTTGAATGGCGAACGAACGACCTGTGCTGTTGATATATTTTCTCTTGGTTGTGTATTTTATTACGTTTTGTCCAACGGTAACCACCCGTTTGGCGATAACTTGAGAAGACAGTCCAATATATTGTGTGGAGAAAGCAATCTATCCACGCTAAACAATATCAGCAACAGTGATAAAGAACTTGCATTGATATTGATAAAGTCTATGATTGATAGCGACCCTACAAGTAGACCTCCGGCTCTagcaattcaaaattatccgTTCTTTTGGAATCCATCTCGCATTCTTAACTTCTTTCAGGTAATATATTGCCattagggacaaga
This genomic interval from Microplitis mediator isolate UGA2020A chromosome 2, iyMicMedi2.1, whole genome shotgun sequence contains the following:
- the LOC130663833 gene encoding RNA exonuclease 4; translated protein: MLSKMMNPEAAKSYIQANYKRKNPGDSKEENSDSKSSQGDKNNSGVNTNWDKFRDIVNHQSATSKTPPKRPFKGSGSSQTDKKKSRALPLNGHSENKSGRADMNLENMTLTKHVAIDCEMVGIGDGIESMLARVSIVNRHGACIYDKYVKPRETVRDYRTAVSGIRPQDLQNGEDFTVVQNEVAEMLKGRILVGHALKNDLAVLFLSHPKKHLRDTSRYPLFRRVSKGNTPSLKKLAAELLGIDIQTGEHNSVEDARIAMELYVLYKNQWESDLYH
- the LOC130663824 gene encoding serine/threonine-protein kinase/endoribonuclease IRE1, with the protein product MMMIFNVKMWMKAWLLCVCCVLAQQDPENRSTSLISEQDDPLLLFLTISGSFVGVGQQSGKIRWRQDNEPVVKVPYDVTQTSPMFLPDPKDGSLYFYGAGLEVFKKLPFTIPQLVAKSPCRSSDGYLYTGRKTDTWFSIDPVTGEREQLSGFDEPDNTCPLETQNTIFVGRTEYNIIMVDSKQKERKWNVTFYDYSTVNIEGDDDYNFVHFTTSSTGRVVTLDPRFGAVLWELDLESPVISVYTIDNDNLVSVPFTSVSEDTLNNILERFSSKPNDIQLYPALYVGEHRHGLYALPSLVDSSTATISSNAGHLMLEGPRAISNSPKTDDDNEKISGKVNEDQKLDEIPQNNNLIVLGHYKMSEFKPLNQPLQITGRSDPVIQSLDILSNSTGKITIILSNHEEINGTNSTEHRSWSKAIANSYNVSKRWLNQQENKDIKLTLGIVILSGFTFFMYIFTKVKKIENLSQGSRENSRSSNYSGNGITTIPEDIGGGTVKVGKIIFNIDEVLGKGCEGTFVYKGEFDGRSVAVKRLLPDCFTFADREVALLRESDAHANVVRYFCTEQDRMFRYIALELAQATLQDYIAGRYDRKSISVKNILRQATSGLAHLHSLDIVHRDIKPHNVLLSMPGPRGEVRAMISDFGLCKKLQLGRMSFSRRSGVTGTEGWIAPEMLNGERTTCAVDIFSLGCVFYYVLSNGNHPFGDNLRRQSNILCGESNLSTLNNISNSDKELALILIKSMIDSDPTSRPPALAIQNYPFFWNPSRILNFFQDISDRVEKDDAGSLALMVLESGGERVVEKDWRSCIDIEVANDLRKYRSYRGESVRDLLRALRNKKHHYRELTPEAQASLGEIPVKFTEYWLSRFPHLLSHSWCVMQKFRNEPTLQDYYHNDYEFTTYHAYNIVEEISLRPLSFINNTGSSAAEAVQPESPTPPWRIRNTVDWSPNRSRFRPNRKRQERRKAEGPIVWTLPSAS